The Solea solea chromosome 19, fSolSol10.1, whole genome shotgun sequence genome has a window encoding:
- the sec31a gene encoding protein transport protein Sec31A isoform X1 translates to MKLKEISRTAIQSWSPAQHHPIYLATGTSAQQLDASFSTNASLEFFELDLADPSMEMKSCGSFSSTYRYNKLVWGPYGMDDTGHPSGVLIAGGDNGNVILYDPAKIMDGESDVIIAESDKHTGPVRALDVNPFQTNLFASGGNESEIYIWDMNNFGSPMTPGPKTQPLEDISCVSWNRQVQHILASASPSGRASVWDLRKNDLIIKVSDHSNRMHCSGLAWNPEVATQLVVSSEDDRMPVIQMWDLRFATSPLKIFENHTRGVLSISWSLADPELLLSCGKDSRILCWNPNTAEVLYELPTSSQWCFDIQWCPRNPAVLSAASFDGHIGIYSIMGGSKESQSQRHADQISTSFGNMDPFGTGQTLPPLQLPQSTAPPVAVNPLKKPPKWIRRPVGASFAFGGKLVSLENSKPNAQQLQQPTSHVVHVSQVITETAFLKRSDQLQATLNSGSFVDFCQEKISTAENEFEKTIWSFLKANFEGDIRSKFLELLGYNKEELALKISAALEEKPADPPKLEAPAPVSPQPSPNLSFLPPVDTPEAAFDMIAAANLQPAATLELDSTPKSESEKSEAEDLEDDLLNSEPEEIVDQSLPEEDEDDKEGKEEEEEIPLEEEEIPLEEEMAAPVEEEEEKEEKEEEKAAIPASTSSPAQEATQAPAPAASEGVSLGVSQDVDGLIMQALLTGDFEGAVDLCLHDNRMADSIILAVAGGAELLEKTQKKYFTKTHSKITKLISAVVMKDWHDILKTCDLENWKEALAAVMTYAKQEEFSTLCDLLGGRLETAEVAQLQAQACLCYICAGNVEKLVSCWTKAQNGHCPLSLQDLVEKVVVLRHAVEQTQRSGPAAVGIILAERMSQYANLLASQGSLSTAITYLPDNTNQVAVQQLRDRLSRALGQQAAAPAAPVQTQRVHTRLPAPRAQPSSALPRHPFTPLQPAMVPQPTAAAPVPMLTPASAPVPAQQHFYQPARVASTVTSWSNQAPTAFPNVPPTPLQVGNASDQQVEPPNSMYGMPSSGAAAGPPASSTPAYMYSHQYQPYPQVSQYPPGAGGASIYQPLPYPSSLSAEPSSPPHPPGFLSQYTQSVPSQPVPLFYPGQTPISHCLSSSPPSHPPFFPSAASSASSFSAPPSSGASFQHGGPGSPVSYMPPPPPTGVPGPQNGWNDPPALNRAQKKKQVLENYTPPTPITAPIMPQPGSDPQAQSMPTAGPQAVIQGQHGAQIPYSGLQQQQQQQQFPPPSMNAAMPKTSTEGAPGAPTGDVIQPLQSIPAEKIMKKPIPDEHMVLKTTFEGLIQKCLAVAKDPQTRRKLDEANKRLEALYDKLREQTLSPAIVGGLHNIARTIESRSYTEGLNIHTHIVSNSNFSETSAFMPVLKVVLTQANKLGV, encoded by the exons atgaAACTCAAAGAGATCAGCCGCACAGCCATCCAGAGCTGGAGTCCTGCTCAGCACCATCCTATCTACCTGGCTACAG GAACATCAGCCCAGCAGCTGGATGCCTCCTTCAGCACCAATGCTTCCTTGGAGTTTTTCGAGCTGGACTTGGCTGATCCGTCTATGGAAATGAAGTCATGTGGCAGCTTCTCATCCACTTACAG ATATAACAAACTGGTGTGGGGTCCCTACGGAATGGATGACACCGGTCACCCGTCTGGTGTCCTAATCGCAGGAGGCGATAATGGCAACGTCATCCTGTACGACCCGGCAAAGATCATGGACGGGGAGAGTGACGTGATCATTGCTGagagtgacaaacacacagggcCAGTGAGGGCTCTGGACGTCAACCCGTTCCAG ACAAACCTTTTTGCATCAGGTGGAAATGAGTCTGAAATCTATATCTGGGACATGAATAACTTTGGTTCTCCCATGACACCTGGACCTAAAACTCAG CCTCTGGAGGACATCAGCTGTGTGTCGTGGAACAGACAGGTCCAACACATCCTTGCCTCTGCCAGCCCGAGTGGCCGAGCTTCAGTGTGGGACCTACGCAAGAATGACCTCATTATTAAAGTCAGCGACCACAGCAACAGA atGCACTGCTCCGGACTGGCCTGGAACCCAGAAGTGGCCACTCAGCTGGTCGTGTCCTCGGAGGATGATCGGATGCCAGTCATCCAGATGTGGGATTTACGTTTCGCTACCTCTCCGCTCAAGATTTTTGAGAATCACACAAG GGGTGTGCTCTCCATCTCTTGGAGCTTGGCTGATCCTGAGCTGCTCCTGAGCTGTGGAAAGGACAGCAGGATCCTGTGCTGGAATCCAAACACAGCAGAG GTGCTGTACGAGTTGCCCACCAGCAGCCAGTGGTGCTTTGACATCCAGTGGTGTCCCAGGAACCCTGCAGTGCTGTCGGCCGCAAGCTTTGACGGACACATCGGCATCTATTCCATCATGGGGGGCAGCAAAGAGTCGCAGAGTCAGAGGCACGCTGACCAG ATTAGTACCTCGTTTGGGAACATGGATCCTTTTGGGACAGGACAAACGTTGCCCCCGCTTCAGCTGCCTCAGTCCACTGCCCCTCCAGTTGCAGTAAACCCCTTGAAGAAGCCACCCAAGTGGATCCGCAGACCTGTCGGAGCCTCATTTGCT TTTGGTGGGAAGCTGGTATCCTTGGAGAACTCAAAGCCTAACGCTCAACAACTCCAGCAGCCCACTTCACACGTTGTACATGTCAGTCAGGTCATCACAGAAACGGCGTTTTTGAAGCGCTCCGATCAGCTGCAGGCCACTCTGAACTCAGGCAGCTTTGTGGATTTCTGCCAAGAAAAGATCAGCACTGCGGAAAACGAGTTTGAAAAGACTATTTGGTCGTTCCTCAAG gcTAATTTTGAGGGCGATATCCGCAGCAAGTTTTTGGAACTTCTGGGATACAACAAAGAGGAGTTGGCCTTAAAG ATTTCGGCAGCACTAGAAGAAAAACCTGCTGATCCCCCGAAG CTGGAGGCACCTGCTCCGGTCAGCCCACAGCCATCACCAAACCTCAGCTTCTTGCCCCCTGTGGACACTCCTGAGGCAGCGTTTGACATGATCGCTGCTGCAAACCTTCAGCCGGCTGCCACACTCGAACTGGACTCCACTCCCAAATCAGAGAGTGAGAAATCAGAAGCTGAAGATCTAGAGGACGATCTGCTAAATAGTGAGCCAGAAGAAATTGTAGATCAGTCTCTTCCtgaggaggacgaggatgaCAAGGAggggaaggaagaagaagaggagatcccattagaagaggaggagatCCCATTGGAAGAG GAGATGGCAGCAccggtggaggaggaggaggagaaggaggagaaggaggaggagaaggcggCCATTCCAGCTTCAACCTCGTCTCCAGCTCAGGAGGCCACTCAAGCCCCAGCTCCAGCTGCTTCTGAAGGAGTCAGCCTCGGTGTCAGTCAAG ATGTGGACGGGCTGATTATGCAGGCTCTGCTAACGGGAGACTTCGAAGGAGCTGTGGACctctgtctccatgacaacaggaTGGCGGACAGCATCATCCTGGCCGTCGCTGGAGGAGCCGAGCTCTTGGAGAAAACCCAGAAGAagtattttacaaaaacacacagcaagaTAACTAAG CTGATCAGTGCAGTGGTGATGAAAGATTGGCATGACATCCTGAAGACATGCGACCTGGAGAACTGGAAGGAGGCTCTGGCTGCTGTCATGACCTACGCTAAGCAGGAGGAGTTCTCTACCCTCTGTG ATCTTCTCGGGGGCAGACTGGAAACAGCAGAGGTCGCTCAGCTGCAAGCCCAGGCCTGTCTGTGTTACATATGTGCTGGCAACGTAGAGAAACTGGTTTCTTGTTGGACCAAAGCTCAGAACGGACACTGCCCACTGTCCCTCCAG GACCTGGTGGAGAAAGTGGTGGTGCTGCGTCATGCAGTAGAGCAGACTCAGCGTTCAGGTCCCGCTGCTGTTGGCATTATACTGGCTGAGAGGATGAGCCAGTATGCCAATCTGCTGGCCTCTCAGGGCAGCCTGTCCACTGCCATCACCTACCTGCCTGACAATACCAACCAG GTTGCCGTACAGCAGCTCCGTGACCGTCTCAGTCGTGCTCTGGGACAGCAGGCGGCAGCTCCCGCAGCTCCTGTACAAACCCAGAGAGTTCACACTCGGCTCCCTGCTCCTCGAGCTCAACCCAGCTCTGCGCTGCCCCGCCATCCCTTCACCCCGCTCCAGCCTGCCATGGTGCCGCAGCccactgcagcagctccagtgcCCATGCTCACACCTGCCTCTGCCCCTGTACCTGCCCAGCAGCACTTTTACCAGCCC GCGAGGGTTGCTTCCACTGTCACCTCCTGGAGTAACCAAGCCCCCACAGCTTTCCCCAATGTCCCTCCTACTCCTCTTCAAGTAGGCAACGCCTCAGACCAGCAG GTAGAGCCGCCAAACTCCATGTACGGGATGCCATCCTCCGGCGCAGCTGCTGGTCCTCCAGCCTCCTCCACTCCTGCGTACATGTACTCCCATCAGTACCAGC CCTACCCCCAGGTCAGCCAGTACCCACCTGGAGCTGGGGGGGCATCCATCTATCAGCCACTGCCCTacccctcctctctttctgcagagccctcctcccctcctcaccCCCCCGGCTTCCTGTCTCAGTACACTCAGTCAGTCCCCTCTCAGCCAGTGCCTCTATTCTATCCTGGACAGACTCCCATCAGCCACTGCCTGTCCTCATCTCCACCCTCCCATCctcctttctttccctctgcCGCCTCTTctgcctcctccttctctgctcCTCCATCCTCCGGAGCATCTTTCCAGCATGGTGGGCCAGGATCTCCTGTGTCGTAcatgcctcctcctccaccgaCTGGAGTCCCAG GACCTCAAAATGGCTGGAATGACCCTCCAGCTCTGAACAGGgcacaaaagaaaaag CAGGTTCTTGAGAACTACACTCCGCCTACACCTATCACGGCTCCCATCATGCCTCAGCCAGGCTCTGACCCTCAGGCGCAGTCTATGCCCACAGCAGGTCCTCAGGCTGTGATCCAGGGACAACATGGTGCCCAGATCCCCTACTCAGGcctgcaacagcaacagcagcagcagcagtttcccCCACCATCCATGAACGCCGCAATGCCCAAGACAAGTACGGAGGGGGCGCCAGGGGCACCAACTGGAGATGTCATACAG CCTCTGCAGTCCATCCCTGCTGAGAAGATCATGAAGAAGCCGATCCCTGATGAGCACATGGTCCTGAAGACCACGTTTGAGGGGCTCATCCAGAAGTGTTTGGCTGTAGCCAAGGACCCT caaaCTAGGAGGAAACTTGATGAGGCAAACAAACGTTTGGAAGCGCTTTATGACAAACTCAGAGAGCAGACG CTCTCTCCAGCCATCGTAGGAGGACTGCACAACATAGCCAGGACCATTGAGTCCCGATCCTACACCGAGGGCCTCAACATCCATACCCATATAGTCAGTAACAGCAACTTCAGCGAGACATCGGCGTTTATGCCCGTACTCAAGGTGGTGCTGACACAGGCCAACAAACTCGGGGTCTGA
- the sec31a gene encoding protein transport protein Sec31A isoform X4, translating into MKLKEISRTAIQSWSPAQHHPIYLATGTSAQQLDASFSTNASLEFFELDLADPSMEMKSCGSFSSTYRYNKLVWGPYGMDDTGHPSGVLIAGGDNGNVILYDPAKIMDGESDVIIAESDKHTGPVRALDVNPFQTNLFASGGNESEIYIWDMNNFGSPMTPGPKTQPLEDISCVSWNRQVQHILASASPSGRASVWDLRKNDLIIKVSDHSNRMHCSGLAWNPEVATQLVVSSEDDRMPVIQMWDLRFATSPLKIFENHTRGVLSISWSLADPELLLSCGKDSRILCWNPNTAEVLYELPTSSQWCFDIQWCPRNPAVLSAASFDGHIGIYSIMGGSKESQSQRHADQISTSFGNMDPFGTGQTLPPLQLPQSTAPPVAVNPLKKPPKWIRRPVGASFAFGGKLVSLENSKPNAQQLQQPTSHVVHVSQVITETAFLKRSDQLQATLNSGSFVDFCQEKISTAENEFEKTIWSFLKANFEGDIRSKFLELLGYNKEELALKISAALEEKPADPPKLEAPAPVSPQPSPNLSFLPPVDTPEAAFDMIAAANLQPAATLELDSTPKSESEKSEAEDLEDDLLNSEPEEIVDQSLPEEDEDDKEGKEEEEEIPLEEEEIPLEEEMAAPVEEEEEKEEKEEEKAAIPASTSSPAQEATQAPAPAASEGVSLGVSQDVDGLIMQALLTGDFEGAVDLCLHDNRMADSIILAVAGGAELLEKTQKKYFTKTHSKITKLISAVVMKDWHDILKTCDLENWKEALAAVMTYAKQEEFSTLCDLLGGRLETAEVAQLQAQACLCYICAGNVEKLVSCWTKAQNGHCPLSLQDLVEKVVVLRHAVEQTQRSGPAAVGIILAERMSQYANLLASQGSLSTAITYLPDNTNQVAVQQLRDRLSRALGQQAAAPAAPVQTQRVHTRLPAPRAQPSSALPRHPFTPLQPAMVPQPTAAAPVPMLTPASAPVPAQQHFYQPARVASTVTSWSNQAPTAFPNVPPTPLQVGNASDQQVEPPNSMYGMPSSGAAAGPPASSTPAYMYSHQYQRPQNGWNDPPALNRAQKKKQVLENYTPPTPITAPIMPQPGSDPQAQSMPTAGPQAVIQGQHGAQIPYSGLQQQQQQQQFPPPSMNAAMPKTSTEGAPGAPTGDVIQPLQSIPAEKIMKKPIPDEHMVLKTTFEGLIQKCLAVAKDPQTRRKLDEANKRLEALYDKLREQTLSPAIVGGLHNIARTIESRSYTEGLNIHTHIVSNSNFSETSAFMPVLKVVLTQANKLGV; encoded by the exons atgaAACTCAAAGAGATCAGCCGCACAGCCATCCAGAGCTGGAGTCCTGCTCAGCACCATCCTATCTACCTGGCTACAG GAACATCAGCCCAGCAGCTGGATGCCTCCTTCAGCACCAATGCTTCCTTGGAGTTTTTCGAGCTGGACTTGGCTGATCCGTCTATGGAAATGAAGTCATGTGGCAGCTTCTCATCCACTTACAG ATATAACAAACTGGTGTGGGGTCCCTACGGAATGGATGACACCGGTCACCCGTCTGGTGTCCTAATCGCAGGAGGCGATAATGGCAACGTCATCCTGTACGACCCGGCAAAGATCATGGACGGGGAGAGTGACGTGATCATTGCTGagagtgacaaacacacagggcCAGTGAGGGCTCTGGACGTCAACCCGTTCCAG ACAAACCTTTTTGCATCAGGTGGAAATGAGTCTGAAATCTATATCTGGGACATGAATAACTTTGGTTCTCCCATGACACCTGGACCTAAAACTCAG CCTCTGGAGGACATCAGCTGTGTGTCGTGGAACAGACAGGTCCAACACATCCTTGCCTCTGCCAGCCCGAGTGGCCGAGCTTCAGTGTGGGACCTACGCAAGAATGACCTCATTATTAAAGTCAGCGACCACAGCAACAGA atGCACTGCTCCGGACTGGCCTGGAACCCAGAAGTGGCCACTCAGCTGGTCGTGTCCTCGGAGGATGATCGGATGCCAGTCATCCAGATGTGGGATTTACGTTTCGCTACCTCTCCGCTCAAGATTTTTGAGAATCACACAAG GGGTGTGCTCTCCATCTCTTGGAGCTTGGCTGATCCTGAGCTGCTCCTGAGCTGTGGAAAGGACAGCAGGATCCTGTGCTGGAATCCAAACACAGCAGAG GTGCTGTACGAGTTGCCCACCAGCAGCCAGTGGTGCTTTGACATCCAGTGGTGTCCCAGGAACCCTGCAGTGCTGTCGGCCGCAAGCTTTGACGGACACATCGGCATCTATTCCATCATGGGGGGCAGCAAAGAGTCGCAGAGTCAGAGGCACGCTGACCAG ATTAGTACCTCGTTTGGGAACATGGATCCTTTTGGGACAGGACAAACGTTGCCCCCGCTTCAGCTGCCTCAGTCCACTGCCCCTCCAGTTGCAGTAAACCCCTTGAAGAAGCCACCCAAGTGGATCCGCAGACCTGTCGGAGCCTCATTTGCT TTTGGTGGGAAGCTGGTATCCTTGGAGAACTCAAAGCCTAACGCTCAACAACTCCAGCAGCCCACTTCACACGTTGTACATGTCAGTCAGGTCATCACAGAAACGGCGTTTTTGAAGCGCTCCGATCAGCTGCAGGCCACTCTGAACTCAGGCAGCTTTGTGGATTTCTGCCAAGAAAAGATCAGCACTGCGGAAAACGAGTTTGAAAAGACTATTTGGTCGTTCCTCAAG gcTAATTTTGAGGGCGATATCCGCAGCAAGTTTTTGGAACTTCTGGGATACAACAAAGAGGAGTTGGCCTTAAAG ATTTCGGCAGCACTAGAAGAAAAACCTGCTGATCCCCCGAAG CTGGAGGCACCTGCTCCGGTCAGCCCACAGCCATCACCAAACCTCAGCTTCTTGCCCCCTGTGGACACTCCTGAGGCAGCGTTTGACATGATCGCTGCTGCAAACCTTCAGCCGGCTGCCACACTCGAACTGGACTCCACTCCCAAATCAGAGAGTGAGAAATCAGAAGCTGAAGATCTAGAGGACGATCTGCTAAATAGTGAGCCAGAAGAAATTGTAGATCAGTCTCTTCCtgaggaggacgaggatgaCAAGGAggggaaggaagaagaagaggagatcccattagaagaggaggagatCCCATTGGAAGAG GAGATGGCAGCAccggtggaggaggaggaggagaaggaggagaaggaggaggagaaggcggCCATTCCAGCTTCAACCTCGTCTCCAGCTCAGGAGGCCACTCAAGCCCCAGCTCCAGCTGCTTCTGAAGGAGTCAGCCTCGGTGTCAGTCAAG ATGTGGACGGGCTGATTATGCAGGCTCTGCTAACGGGAGACTTCGAAGGAGCTGTGGACctctgtctccatgacaacaggaTGGCGGACAGCATCATCCTGGCCGTCGCTGGAGGAGCCGAGCTCTTGGAGAAAACCCAGAAGAagtattttacaaaaacacacagcaagaTAACTAAG CTGATCAGTGCAGTGGTGATGAAAGATTGGCATGACATCCTGAAGACATGCGACCTGGAGAACTGGAAGGAGGCTCTGGCTGCTGTCATGACCTACGCTAAGCAGGAGGAGTTCTCTACCCTCTGTG ATCTTCTCGGGGGCAGACTGGAAACAGCAGAGGTCGCTCAGCTGCAAGCCCAGGCCTGTCTGTGTTACATATGTGCTGGCAACGTAGAGAAACTGGTTTCTTGTTGGACCAAAGCTCAGAACGGACACTGCCCACTGTCCCTCCAG GACCTGGTGGAGAAAGTGGTGGTGCTGCGTCATGCAGTAGAGCAGACTCAGCGTTCAGGTCCCGCTGCTGTTGGCATTATACTGGCTGAGAGGATGAGCCAGTATGCCAATCTGCTGGCCTCTCAGGGCAGCCTGTCCACTGCCATCACCTACCTGCCTGACAATACCAACCAG GTTGCCGTACAGCAGCTCCGTGACCGTCTCAGTCGTGCTCTGGGACAGCAGGCGGCAGCTCCCGCAGCTCCTGTACAAACCCAGAGAGTTCACACTCGGCTCCCTGCTCCTCGAGCTCAACCCAGCTCTGCGCTGCCCCGCCATCCCTTCACCCCGCTCCAGCCTGCCATGGTGCCGCAGCccactgcagcagctccagtgcCCATGCTCACACCTGCCTCTGCCCCTGTACCTGCCCAGCAGCACTTTTACCAGCCC GCGAGGGTTGCTTCCACTGTCACCTCCTGGAGTAACCAAGCCCCCACAGCTTTCCCCAATGTCCCTCCTACTCCTCTTCAAGTAGGCAACGCCTCAGACCAGCAG GTAGAGCCGCCAAACTCCATGTACGGGATGCCATCCTCCGGCGCAGCTGCTGGTCCTCCAGCCTCCTCCACTCCTGCGTACATGTACTCCCATCAGTACCAGC GACCTCAAAATGGCTGGAATGACCCTCCAGCTCTGAACAGGgcacaaaagaaaaag CAGGTTCTTGAGAACTACACTCCGCCTACACCTATCACGGCTCCCATCATGCCTCAGCCAGGCTCTGACCCTCAGGCGCAGTCTATGCCCACAGCAGGTCCTCAGGCTGTGATCCAGGGACAACATGGTGCCCAGATCCCCTACTCAGGcctgcaacagcaacagcagcagcagcagtttcccCCACCATCCATGAACGCCGCAATGCCCAAGACAAGTACGGAGGGGGCGCCAGGGGCACCAACTGGAGATGTCATACAG CCTCTGCAGTCCATCCCTGCTGAGAAGATCATGAAGAAGCCGATCCCTGATGAGCACATGGTCCTGAAGACCACGTTTGAGGGGCTCATCCAGAAGTGTTTGGCTGTAGCCAAGGACCCT caaaCTAGGAGGAAACTTGATGAGGCAAACAAACGTTTGGAAGCGCTTTATGACAAACTCAGAGAGCAGACG CTCTCTCCAGCCATCGTAGGAGGACTGCACAACATAGCCAGGACCATTGAGTCCCGATCCTACACCGAGGGCCTCAACATCCATACCCATATAGTCAGTAACAGCAACTTCAGCGAGACATCGGCGTTTATGCCCGTACTCAAGGTGGTGCTGACACAGGCCAACAAACTCGGGGTCTGA